The genomic window CGTTCGGCAGCCAGGCCATCAGCGCGTCCTGCATCGACAGGTCGATGTAATCACCCTCACCTGTCCGCTCGCGGCGGAACAAGGCCATCAGGATGCCGTTGAGCGCCATCAGCGAGCCGGCCATATCGGCCACCGGCATATGCGGCATGGCCGGCGTGCCATCCGGCGCACGGTTGAGGCTGACCACGCCGGTATCGGCCTGCATGGCCAGATCGTGCGCGGGGCGGTTGACCTTGGGGCCGGTCTGGCCGAAAGCACTGATCGCGCAGTACACCAGCCTGGGGTTGATCGCCTTGCAGCTGGCGTAATCAATGCCCAGCCGCTTGGCCACACCGGGGCGGAAGGCTTCCACCACCACGTCGGCCCATTCCACCAGCTTGGCGAACGCCAACTTGCCGGCCTCGCTCTTCAGATCGAGCACGATGCAGCGTTTGCCGCGATGGGTGTTGCGGAACCAGGTGCTGACCCCGGCCTGCTTCAGGCCGACCTCGCGCACCGGCTCACCACTGGGCGGTTCGATCTTGATCACCTCCGCGCCGTGGTCGGCCATCACCATGGTCAGGTGCGGACCAGGCAGGAACAGCGAAAGATCCAGTACACGTACACCTTCAAGCTTCATCATCAACTCCGTTGCCTCACGCGCCAAGCAGGCGCGCGCGGTCTGCATCGTTGTAACCGAGTTCGCGTAGCAGGGCGTCGGCATCGGCATTGAGCGGCGGGCAGGCGTTGCCGCTCAGGCGCTGGCCATCGAGCTTGATCGGATTGCGCAGCAGGCGCTGGCTGCCGCTTGCATGCGCCACGTCCTGCAGCATGTCGACATCGCGCACATAAGGGTTGTCCAACGCCTGGGCGATATCCAGTACCGGCGCGATCGGGATGCGGCCGGCGAACAGCGTCGTCCAGTGTGCGGTTGGCTGGGTGCCGAGGATGGCATCAACCAGCACAGTCAGTTCCTCACGCACCTTGCGGCGCTCGGCGAAATTGGCGAAGCGCGGCTCGGCGGCCCAGTCCGGATTGCCGATGCCTTCGACAAAGGTCTGCCAGAACTTCTCGAGCATGCACATCACCATCACCCAGCCATCGGCGGTGCGGTAGACCTGGCACGGCACGGTGGACGGATGCGCGCTGCGCGACAGCCGCTCGGTGCGGTGGCCTTCGTTGAGGTACCAGGTGGCCGGGTAGCTGAGCTGATGCAGGGCCACATCGAACAGGCTGACATCGACATCGCG from Stenotrophomonas nitritireducens includes these protein-coding regions:
- a CDS encoding CaiB/BaiF CoA transferase family protein, which codes for MKLEGVRVLDLSLFLPGPHLTMVMADHGAEVIKIEPPSGEPVREVGLKQAGVSTWFRNTHRGKRCIVLDLKSEAGKLAFAKLVEWADVVVEAFRPGVAKRLGIDYASCKAINPRLVYCAISAFGQTGPKVNRPAHDLAMQADTGVVSLNRAPDGTPAMPHMPVADMAGSLMALNGILMALFRRERTGEGDYIDLSMQDALMAWLPNVLGPPFALGRDPVIKEERSWGGNALYKLYRCSDDRWIALGGAEHKFAENLLNALGRADLIHLCHLPPGPGQDPVKEFLSETFSRRTLVEWTLFLHDIDVCWAPVKTLTEAFNDPHTRAREMVWTDAQGGTHLGIPIKFANEPGRINPQLDGIGQSTAAVMAELGL
- a CDS encoding CaiB/BaiF CoA transferase family protein, whose translation is MKDLPLQGLRILAVEQYGAGPYGSMHLADLGAEVIKIESPPGGDISRATGPYFLGEGDSLFFQTFNLNKRSLRLDLKAVEGREVFEKLVASADAVLNNLRGDQPGKLGLDYATLSKLNPKIVCAHLSAYGRDNERAAWPGYDYLMQAEAGFMALTGEPDAPPARFGLSMVDFMTGTTLSMGLLAAIIGAMRTGQGRDVDVSLFDVALHQLSYPATWYLNEGHRTERLSRSAHPSTVPCQVYRTADGWVMVMCMLEKFWQTFVEGIGNPDWAAEPRFANFAERRKVREELTVLVDAILGTQPTAHWTTLFAGRIPIAPVLDIAQALDNPYVRDVDMLQDVAHASGSQRLLRNPIKLDGQRLSGNACPPLNADADALLRELGYNDADRARLLGA